A DNA window from Mesoplasma coleopterae contains the following coding sequences:
- a CDS encoding FtsX-like permease family protein yields the protein MSLIFIILFGLLLLISISMTTLIISINFNVREKDLINRRLIGLSFKNLFKNLLHEQLIIMVPSFILGFCSSIVLNKLLVANLIKKTILQQGFSINYTFLNITLVLLISLLTLYAIIYASTKKYQRIEVSNKDNKKKMIKNQIIKIILGFMFIISYFLLIVFNNTEVLYLFGGIFFIIGLHFLLEIMITVICKMLFQVFSGSFVFSSSIKNMQYNASLITKIILMLVNSMIFLNFSINVIGKMGVQSYEINSNTQYLNGLIFLGAYLNIVFVSFTFIIIINGFLMYLRSLEKENLVLRQLGFTRKKVFVRNILQFIIIWFLYVILAFTTTVLISLIWNDKAALSNVIYWIIEIFVVLLLMMLLCLSNWFFKIIKNK from the coding sequence ATGTCTTTAATTTTTATTATCCTTTTTGGGTTATTACTACTAATTTCAATATCAATGACTACATTAATAATAAGTATAAATTTTAATGTTAGAGAAAAAGATCTAATAAATAGAAGATTGATTGGATTGTCTTTTAAAAATTTATTTAAGAATTTATTGCATGAGCAACTAATCATAATGGTTCCAAGTTTTATTTTAGGATTTTGTTCTTCAATAGTCTTAAATAAATTGCTTGTAGCAAATTTAATTAAAAAAACTATACTTCAACAAGGTTTTTCAATAAACTATACATTTTTAAATATAACTTTAGTACTTTTAATAAGTTTATTAACCTTGTATGCAATTATTTATGCATCAACAAAAAAATACCAAAGAATTGAAGTAAGCAACAAAGATAATAAAAAGAAAATGATTAAAAATCAAATTATTAAAATTATTTTAGGATTTATGTTTATAATTTCGTATTTTCTACTAATTGTATTTAATAATACTGAAGTTCTATATTTATTTGGAGGAATATTCTTTATTATAGGGCTACATTTCTTATTAGAAATTATGATAACAGTGATTTGTAAAATGCTATTTCAAGTTTTTTCAGGTTCTTTTGTTTTTTCTAGTTCAATAAAAAATATGCAATATAATGCATCTCTAATAACTAAAATTATTTTAATGCTTGTTAACTCAATGATTTTTTTAAATTTTTCAATTAACGTAATAGGCAAAATGGGTGTTCAAAGTTATGAAATAAATTCTAATACTCAATATTTAAATGGTTTGATATTTTTAGGAGCATACTTAAACATTGTGTTTGTGAGTTTTACATTTATAATTATCATAAACGGTTTTTTAATGTATTTAAGAAGTCTTGAAAAAGAAAATTTAGTGCTAAGACAACTAGGTTTCACAAGAAAAAAAGTTTTTGTCAGAAATATCTTACAATTCATTATAATTTGATTTCTTTATGTAATATTAGCATTTACTACAACAGTTTTAATATCATTAATTTGAAATGATAAAGCAGCTTTATCTAATGTTATATACTGAATTATTGAAATTTTTGTGGTTCTATTACTTATGATGTTATTATGCTTAAGTAATTGATTTTTTAAAATTATTAAAAATAAATAA
- the ptsS gene encoding phosphate ABC transporter substrate-binding protein: protein MNKKFFLVMVIVVGAIVGLWSWTLVAPNNSISIGGSASVQPLLKKLTDKYKTEDGKKFVYSATGSGAGVTNVQEGVYEIGFISKEIKEDDFEKEPINENKALFSNLSKDAINDRKWYSNQLANTPGVDDTYRSIEFARDSIVFVYNDKGTGFDEFLKKSNLEFKFEVDENGNFVKDEKSYRILNAIYKPDSQNDLISWNDLAKLIANEFSLPENKKANLSLAEEVSNKVKVTPYSSTSGSGTRTSFSNLTGIEPGNAVKEYGANGTIYSQIEKSPGSIGFVSMLYGSANSSTIKSVKISNGEKTWDPSNDSTQELVDYPLTRPFIAIYKYDRNNNDLNSILDFLFWMAASPEVEKIYASVGLTQSVQAK from the coding sequence ATGAACAAGAAATTCTTTTTAGTAATGGTGATAGTTGTAGGAGCTATTGTTGGTCTATGATCATGAACTTTAGTAGCACCAAATAACTCAATAAGTATTGGTGGCAGTGCCAGTGTTCAGCCGTTATTGAAGAAACTTACTGATAAATATAAAACTGAAGATGGTAAAAAATTTGTTTATTCAGCAACTGGTTCAGGGGCTGGAGTTACAAATGTACAAGAAGGTGTTTATGAAATTGGATTTATTTCAAAAGAAATTAAAGAAGATGATTTTGAAAAAGAGCCTATTAATGAAAACAAAGCGTTATTTAGTAATCTTTCAAAAGATGCAATTAATGATAGAAAATGATATTCAAACCAACTAGCAAATACTCCAGGTGTGGATGACACATATCGTTCAATAGAATTTGCAAGAGATTCAATAGTATTTGTTTACAACGATAAAGGAACAGGTTTTGACGAGTTTTTAAAAAAATCAAATTTAGAATTTAAGTTTGAAGTTGATGAAAATGGAAATTTTGTTAAAGATGAAAAAAGTTATAGAATTCTTAATGCAATTTATAAACCAGATTCACAAAATGATTTAATAAGTTGGAATGATTTAGCAAAGTTAATAGCAAATGAATTTTCATTACCCGAAAATAAGAAGGCCAATTTATCACTTGCAGAAGAAGTTTCAAATAAAGTTAAAGTAACGCCTTATTCATCAACAAGTGGTTCAGGGACAAGAACTTCCTTTTCAAATTTAACAGGAATAGAACCTGGTAATGCTGTTAAAGAATATGGAGCTAATGGAACTATTTACAGTCAAATTGAGAAATCTCCAGGATCAATCGGATTTGTTTCAATGTTATATGGTTCAGCAAATTCATCTACTATTAAATCAGTAAAAATTAGCAATGGTGAAAAAACTTGAGACCCTTCAAATGATTCAACTCAAGAATTAGTGGATTACCCATTAACAAGACCTTTTATAGCGATTTATAAGTATGACAGAAATAACAACGATTTAAATAGTATATTAGACTTTTTGTTTTGAATGGCGGCAAGTCCAGAAGTTGAAAAAATATATGCATCTGTTGGTTTAACACAATCTGTTCAAGCCAAATAA
- the metK gene encoding methionine adenosyltransferase, producing MRKLFTSESVSEGHPDKICDQISDAILDEVLKQDPNAKVACETFATTNYLLIGGQITTIATVDYEEIARDVLRKIGYNNDAYGINADTCEIDIKIEQQSADIALGIDLDTEVIGAGDQGIMFGYATNESKTFLPLAITISHELVYLASKLRKEGKFKWARPDMKSQVTIDYTDESNPKIDTILMSIQHDDEMIEEEFKNFIKTEIMDVVAKEFKLNTDFKVLINPTGRFVIGGPQGDTGLTGRKIIVDTYGGYSRHGGGAFSGKDATKVDRSAAYMARYAAKNLVAAGLADKIEIQVSYAIGKPEPVSIFIETFGTEKVDKEIITKALNDNFNFSVNEIIKKLDLRKPTFLKTATYGHFGKDELTWEQLDKVEQLKK from the coding sequence ATGAGAAAATTATTTACTAGCGAAAGTGTTTCAGAAGGACATCCAGACAAAATATGTGATCAGATATCTGATGCGATATTGGATGAAGTACTGAAACAAGACCCAAACGCTAAGGTAGCCTGCGAAACATTTGCTACCACAAACTATTTATTAATTGGCGGACAGATTACAACAATTGCTACTGTTGATTATGAAGAAATTGCACGTGACGTATTAAGAAAAATTGGATACAACAACGATGCTTATGGTATCAATGCCGACACTTGTGAAATTGATATCAAAATTGAACAACAATCAGCTGATATTGCCTTAGGAATCGATTTAGATACTGAAGTAATTGGAGCTGGTGACCAAGGAATTATGTTTGGATATGCTACAAATGAATCTAAAACTTTCTTACCATTAGCTATTACTATTTCGCATGAGTTAGTTTATTTAGCTTCTAAGCTAAGAAAAGAAGGAAAATTCAAATGAGCAAGACCTGACATGAAGTCTCAAGTAACAATTGATTACACTGATGAGTCAAATCCTAAAATTGATACAATCTTGATGTCAATTCAACACGATGATGAAATGATTGAAGAAGAATTTAAAAACTTTATAAAAACAGAAATCATGGATGTTGTTGCTAAAGAGTTTAAATTAAACACTGATTTTAAAGTGCTAATCAATCCAACAGGTAGATTTGTTATTGGTGGACCTCAAGGAGATACTGGGTTAACAGGAAGAAAAATTATTGTTGATACATATGGAGGTTATTCACGTCATGGAGGAGGAGCTTTTTCTGGAAAAGATGCAACAAAAGTTGATAGAAGTGCTGCTTATATGGCGAGATATGCTGCTAAAAACTTAGTTGCTGCTGGTTTGGCTGATAAAATCGAAATTCAAGTTTCATACGCTATTGGTAAACCAGAACCAGTTTCAATTTTTATTGAAACATTTGGGACAGAAAAAGTAGACAAAGAAATTATCACAAAAGCATTAAATGATAATTTTAATTTTTCAGTTAATGAAATTATTAAAAAATTAGATTTAAGAAAACCAACATTCTTGAAAACAGCAACTTATGGACATTTTGGAAAAGATGAATTAACATGAGAACAATTAGATAAAGTTGAGCAATTAAAAAAATAA
- the pstB gene encoding phosphate ABC transporter ATP-binding protein PstB has product MSNTLKKDETFKGLNLNKNLKEDKPAKLPPLSKRADVIKVTNFNFFYKGKKQALFDINMDIKENSITTFIGPSGCGKSTLLRSINRMNDLISGSTVEGSIEVFNEEIYKQGTDVSKLRTEVGMVFQKANPFPLSIYENVIYGPKTQGVKSKKVLDQICEDSLRKAALWEEVKEKLETPALGLSGGQQQRLCIARAIAMHPKILLMDEPTSALDPIATLKVEELVLELKKEYTIVMVTHSLQQATRISDMTAYFLKGELIEYNTTKKIFISPKDSRTEDYISGRYGD; this is encoded by the coding sequence ATGAGTAATACACTTAAAAAAGATGAAACTTTTAAAGGCTTAAATTTAAATAAAAATCTAAAAGAAGATAAGCCAGCAAAATTACCGCCTCTTTCAAAAAGAGCAGATGTTATTAAAGTAACAAACTTTAACTTCTTCTATAAAGGTAAAAAACAAGCTTTATTTGATATCAATATGGATATTAAAGAAAATTCTATTACAACTTTTATTGGTCCTTCAGGGTGTGGTAAATCTACACTTTTAAGATCAATTAACAGAATGAATGACTTAATAAGTGGTTCAACTGTTGAAGGATCAATAGAAGTATTTAATGAAGAAATTTATAAGCAAGGAACAGATGTTTCAAAATTAAGAACTGAAGTTGGTATGGTTTTTCAAAAAGCTAATCCATTCCCTTTATCAATTTATGAAAATGTAATTTATGGACCAAAAACACAAGGGGTTAAAAGTAAAAAAGTATTGGACCAAATTTGTGAAGATTCACTAAGAAAAGCTGCACTTTGAGAAGAAGTAAAAGAAAAATTAGAAACCCCAGCGCTTGGTCTTTCTGGTGGACAACAACAAAGACTATGTATTGCTAGAGCTATTGCAATGCATCCAAAAATTTTATTAATGGATGAACCAACATCTGCGTTAGACCCAATTGCAACTTTAAAAGTTGAAGAATTAGTTTTAGAACTTAAAAAAGAATATACTATAGTTATGGTGACTCATTCACTGCAACAAGCAACAAGAATCAGCGATATGACAGCTTATTTCTTAAAAGGCGAGTTAATAGAATACAATACAACTAAAAAAATATTTATTAGTCCAAAAGACTCAAGAACAGAAGATTATATTTCAGGAAGGTATGGTGATTAG
- the phoU gene encoding phosphate signaling complex protein PhoU translates to MSINKILDNDIRQLRSMLEDMIKETKVQFAETFEVITKNNVEGAAMIVEHDKIINDKLNEFTSTALWKIAKQQLVARDLRLAVGGILLAREIEIIADYSKKLCIFFSKFKPTKKYTTSILNLFQLVIDMLDSFSELFSNFDTNLVVKVMELESQINKEFEDLYSYLVKALKKAETNEEVTEISEAMKQAKNLERAGDHLLTVQEIVSFIRTGRFEETSEIYDNLKTLM, encoded by the coding sequence ATGTCAATTAACAAAATTTTAGATAATGATATTCGACAACTAAGAAGCATGCTTGAAGACATGATTAAAGAAACTAAAGTTCAATTTGCTGAAACATTTGAAGTTATTACAAAAAATAACGTTGAAGGTGCAGCAATGATTGTAGAACATGACAAAATTATTAATGATAAGTTGAATGAATTTACATCAACAGCTCTTTGAAAAATTGCAAAACAACAATTAGTTGCTCGTGACCTAAGACTTGCTGTTGGAGGTATACTATTAGCTAGAGAAATTGAAATCATTGCGGATTACTCTAAAAAATTATGTATCTTTTTTTCAAAATTTAAACCAACAAAAAAATACACAACATCAATCCTAAATCTTTTTCAGTTAGTTATAGATATGTTAGATAGCTTTTCAGAACTATTTTCAAACTTTGATACTAATCTAGTTGTTAAAGTTATGGAACTTGAATCACAAATTAATAAAGAATTTGAAGACTTATATTCATATTTAGTAAAAGCTCTTAAAAAAGCTGAAACAAATGAAGAAGTGACAGAAATTTCAGAAGCTATGAAACAAGCTAAAAATCTGGAAAGAGCTGGAGATCATTTATTAACTGTTCAAGAAATTGTTTCATTCATTAGAACAGGAAGATTTGAAGAAACTTCGGAAATATATGACAATTTAAAAACATTAATGTAA
- a CDS encoding ABC transporter ATP-binding protein has protein sequence MKELIKINNIKKTNILQEINISIFENECISIMGNSGVGKSTLLNILSGIEKPSEGSVIIDGTNISELNEPKLTKFRSKQISYIYQDYKLIEYLTVEQNIKFVEKNNKNIINEERYLNLLKELGLIEKEKVIVSKLSGGQKQRVAIARALLGNSKIILADEPTGALDLINTKKVLEELVVNSKKLGKTLIIVTHSPQVGLETEKIIFMSNGKITEEIKTKEITIAKLEKKLLIENE, from the coding sequence ATGAAAGAATTAATTAAAATAAACAACATAAAAAAAACAAATATTTTACAAGAAATAAATATAAGCATTTTTGAAAATGAATGTATTTCAATTATGGGTAATAGCGGAGTAGGTAAATCAACTCTTTTAAACATTTTATCAGGTATTGAAAAACCATCAGAAGGAAGCGTCATAATTGATGGCACTAATATATCAGAATTGAATGAACCTAAATTAACAAAATTTAGATCAAAACAAATATCATACATTTATCAAGATTATAAATTAATTGAATATTTAACAGTTGAACAAAATATAAAATTTGTTGAGAAAAATAATAAAAACATAATTAACGAAGAAAGATATTTAAATTTACTAAAAGAACTTGGATTAATTGAAAAAGAAAAGGTTATTGTGTCTAAACTGTCAGGTGGACAAAAGCAACGTGTAGCAATTGCAAGAGCATTACTTGGAAATTCAAAGATAATATTAGCAGATGAACCAACAGGAGCTCTTGACTTAATCAATACTAAAAAGGTATTAGAGGAATTAGTAGTTAATAGTAAAAAATTGGGAAAAACTTTAATTATCGTTACCCATTCACCACAAGTTGGACTTGAAACAGAAAAGATTATTTTTATGAGTAACGGAAAAATAACAGAAGAAATTAAAACTAAAGAAATAACAATTGCTAAATTAGAAAAAAAATTACTTATTGAAAATGAATAA
- a CDS encoding TIGR00282 family metallophosphoesterase, with the protein MKVLMVGDIFAKPGREVFKKNIESLIKDNQIDFVVVNGENTTHGKSISKEHYYFYKENHVDVITSGNHIFKNTEVLEYINQTPDLLKPLNMYKTPGNGYVIIEKNNKKICVLNLMGNNFMDPSNSVYETMDEFLSLKLSYDILLVDFHAETTAEKIAFALNYDGIITAFVGTHTHVQTADERILPNGTAFITDLGMSGVIDSVIGIEAADAIYKQKTGLVRRFQPAKGKAKLNGVIIQIDEKSNKAISIKRISI; encoded by the coding sequence ATGAAAGTACTTATGGTAGGAGATATCTTTGCTAAACCAGGTAGAGAAGTTTTTAAAAAAAATATTGAAAGCTTAATTAAAGATAACCAAATTGATTTTGTTGTTGTTAATGGAGAAAATACAACGCATGGTAAATCTATTTCAAAAGAACATTATTATTTTTATAAAGAAAATCACGTTGATGTAATAACAAGTGGTAACCATATATTTAAAAATACGGAAGTTCTAGAATATATAAATCAGACACCTGATTTGTTAAAACCACTAAACATGTATAAAACACCAGGTAATGGATATGTGATTATTGAAAAAAATAATAAAAAAATATGTGTCTTAAACTTAATGGGGAATAACTTTATGGATCCTTCAAACAGTGTTTATGAAACTATGGATGAGTTCTTATCATTGAAATTATCATACGACATATTATTAGTTGATTTTCATGCTGAAACAACAGCTGAAAAAATAGCTTTTGCATTAAACTATGATGGAATTATAACTGCTTTTGTAGGAACTCACACTCATGTGCAAACTGCAGATGAAAGAATATTGCCAAACGGTACAGCATTTATAACTGATTTAGGTATGAGCGGAGTGATTGATTCTGTTATTGGTATTGAAGCAGCAGATGCTATTTATAAGCAAAAAACGGGATTGGTAAGACGTTTTCAACCAGCAAAAGGAAAAGCAAAATTGAATGGAGTAATTATTCAAATTGATGAAAAATCAAATAAAGCTATAAGCATTAAAAGAATAAGTATTTAA
- the ylxM gene encoding YlxM family DNA-binding protein yields the protein MSKITLEKTLELSSLFYLYKNMLTEKQVEYFELYFEEDLSFQEIADQLVISKAAAHDAINKIIKTLNDLEGKLKINERKIKIQGIIEKHNSSENKEVLELIKEIEEVI from the coding sequence ATGAGTAAAATAACATTAGAAAAAACTTTAGAGTTATCATCACTATTTTATTTGTATAAAAACATGCTAACTGAAAAACAAGTTGAATATTTTGAATTATATTTTGAAGAAGATTTGAGTTTTCAAGAAATAGCTGATCAATTAGTAATATCTAAAGCAGCAGCACATGATGCAATTAATAAAATTATCAAAACATTAAATGATTTAGAAGGTAAGTTAAAAATAAACGAACGAAAAATAAAAATTCAAGGTATTATTGAAAAACATAATAGTTCTGAAAATAAAGAAGTTTTAGAACTTATAAAAGAAATAGAAGAGGTTATTTAA
- the ftsY gene encoding signal recognition particle-docking protein FtsY has translation MGFWNKLKDKISGNQTEKQNNEEKIVKSKPIVEQKQLTEKEIAKKQKQKAKKEKAEKAIAKSALDFSKDIKKLSKKYKKMDDDFFDELEEVLIKTDMGMKMVLKISNNIRRKVKNTSEANEFREILAEEIYDIYTDGSKKVEELNFEDGRLNVFMVIGVNGTGKTTSLSKIANFYAEQNKKVLIAAADTFRAGAIEQLEEWVDKRLDSKVDLVKGKKQNQDPASVVFDALEKAKAEGYDLLLIDTAGRLQNKVNLMKELEKMYQIVHKFDKKAPHELLLVIDATTGQNGVMQAQEFNEVADISGIVLTKMDGTSKGGIALSIKDQLNIPVKLVGVGEQVDDIEKFDVDQYVYNLVVGFMEEREEDE, from the coding sequence ATGGGTTTTTGAAACAAGTTAAAAGATAAAATATCTGGTAATCAAACAGAAAAACAAAATAATGAAGAAAAGATAGTTAAAAGTAAACCTATTGTTGAGCAAAAACAGCTAACTGAAAAAGAAATAGCTAAAAAACAAAAACAAAAAGCAAAAAAAGAAAAAGCTGAAAAAGCAATTGCAAAATCAGCTTTAGATTTTTCAAAAGATATTAAAAAACTTTCTAAAAAATATAAAAAAATGGATGATGATTTCTTTGACGAACTTGAGGAAGTTTTAATTAAAACTGATATGGGTATGAAAATGGTTTTAAAAATTTCAAATAATATTAGAAGAAAAGTAAAAAATACATCTGAAGCAAATGAATTTAGAGAAATTCTTGCTGAAGAAATTTATGATATTTATACAGATGGTTCTAAAAAAGTGGAAGAATTAAATTTTGAAGATGGAAGATTAAATGTTTTTATGGTTATTGGTGTAAATGGAACTGGAAAAACTACTTCATTATCAAAAATTGCAAATTTCTACGCTGAACAAAACAAAAAAGTCTTAATAGCAGCTGCTGATACATTTAGAGCAGGAGCTATTGAACAATTAGAAGAATGAGTTGATAAAAGACTTGATAGTAAAGTTGATCTAGTGAAAGGAAAAAAACAAAATCAAGATCCTGCAAGTGTGGTATTTGATGCTTTAGAAAAAGCAAAAGCAGAGGGATATGATTTATTATTGATTGACACTGCTGGTAGATTGCAAAATAAAGTTAACTTAATGAAAGAATTAGAAAAAATGTATCAAATAGTTCATAAATTTGATAAAAAAGCACCACATGAACTTTTATTAGTGATTGACGCAACAACAGGTCAAAATGGAGTTATGCAAGCTCAAGAGTTTAATGAGGTTGCTGATATTTCTGGTATTGTTTTAACAAAAATGGATGGAACAAGCAAAGGTGGAATTGCACTATCAATTAAAGATCAATTAAATATACCGGTTAAATTAGTGGGTGTTGGAGAACAAGTTGATGATATTGAAAAATTCGATGTTGACCAATATGTATATAATTTAGTAGTTGGTTTCATGGAAGAAAGAGAAGAAGATGAGTAA
- the pstA gene encoding phosphate ABC transporter permease PstA, translated as MFANKKNQENAFKAKVFKPKQNFNAKFFKSIIYSLTFTVIAILLVLVIFVILKSTHVFKEQGFWSFITGTSWKPGKDGSGQYGIGLIILMTLVLLTISMVFAIPLTIFATLFISEYLSISMQKKVLTVIKLLASVPSVVFGLFARDQIGALFQLMGAPNNDNLMVASVTMTFMAAPTMISLSYNAVQSVPEGYRLGSLGLGISKEKTTFKIIRKSASAKIISAIILGMARVIGETMAIMMIAGNSTGGFITNSGISGFLFSSIRTLAATIGLEMTENSGWTHQSALYAIGLILFLLVFIINIVILFMSNVDNIKYSRRIKREEKMNMNSSKKTKSPKYVYDKRMLGMMVHNRTENKFFKKTYSAIMLMLMWISTAIIISFTFWILGDVIIRGLIGLSDPVAFIHMDTENRTGGGIFAALLTTILLVVCTLVFAIPFALAAAIYLNEYARKSSVLTKTFRFSINLLASTPSIVFGIFGLSIFIVLLGLPFSILAAGLTMTIVVLPMLISNFEDALQQVPHQYREAGSALGLTKIQTLFKIILPNAMEGIITGIILAMAKIIGESAPIYLTLGTDIQMPTQGFLSQGTTLTTGIYMMVAEGIPGHGQGTIYLMALITIILIIGLNFTSGRLSSLLVQNTKDLKAKSKIKRKEFKAKTKARIKKLKPSLKFKWMKLQSKLRKGEVEVKFFKEISTKNKAWIKRKKQYRKLKKGVIDNE; from the coding sequence ATGTTTGCAAATAAAAAGAATCAAGAAAATGCTTTTAAAGCTAAAGTATTTAAGCCAAAACAAAATTTTAATGCTAAATTTTTTAAATCAATTATTTATTCATTAACTTTTACTGTTATTGCTATTTTATTAGTTTTAGTTATTTTTGTTATTTTAAAATCAACTCATGTTTTTAAAGAACAAGGTTTCTGAAGTTTCATAACAGGTACAAGTTGAAAACCTGGCAAAGATGGATCCGGGCAATATGGTATAGGATTAATTATTTTAATGACCTTAGTACTTTTAACTATATCAATGGTGTTTGCAATTCCACTAACAATATTTGCAACTTTGTTTATTTCTGAATACCTATCAATAAGTATGCAGAAAAAAGTACTTACTGTTATTAAACTATTAGCTAGTGTACCATCAGTTGTTTTTGGACTTTTTGCAAGAGATCAAATTGGAGCATTATTTCAATTAATGGGTGCTCCAAATAATGATAACTTGATGGTTGCCTCAGTAACAATGACTTTTATGGCAGCTCCAACAATGATAAGTTTAAGTTATAACGCTGTTCAATCTGTTCCTGAAGGTTATCGATTAGGTAGTTTAGGTTTAGGTATTTCTAAAGAGAAAACAACATTTAAAATTATTAGAAAATCAGCTTCAGCTAAAATAATTTCAGCAATTATATTGGGTATGGCTAGAGTAATTGGGGAAACAATGGCTATCATGATGATTGCAGGTAACTCAACTGGTGGTTTTATAACAAACAGCGGAATAAGTGGTTTTTTATTTTCATCTATTAGAACATTAGCTGCAACAATTGGTCTTGAAATGACGGAAAACAGTGGTTGAACGCATCAATCAGCTTTATACGCAATTGGTTTAATTCTTTTCTTATTAGTTTTTATTATTAATATCGTTATTTTATTTATGTCTAATGTTGATAATATTAAATACTCAAGAAGAATTAAAAGAGAAGAAAAAATGAATATGAATTCTTCAAAAAAAACTAAATCGCCAAAATATGTTTATGATAAAAGAATGTTAGGAATGATGGTTCATAATAGAACAGAGAATAAATTTTTTAAAAAAACATATTCGGCAATAATGTTAATGTTAATGTGAATTTCAACTGCAATTATTATTTCGTTTACATTTTGAATTTTAGGTGATGTTATTATTAGAGGATTAATTGGACTATCAGACCCTGTTGCATTTATTCATATGGATACTGAAAATAGAACAGGTGGAGGAATTTTTGCAGCATTGCTTACAACAATCTTATTAGTTGTTTGTACTTTAGTATTTGCTATTCCCTTTGCTTTAGCAGCGGCCATTTACTTAAATGAATATGCAAGAAAAAGTTCAGTCTTAACTAAAACATTTAGATTTTCAATTAACTTATTAGCGTCAACACCATCAATTGTTTTTGGTATATTTGGTTTATCGATATTTATTGTTTTATTAGGTTTACCGTTTAGTATATTAGCTGCTGGTTTAACGATGACAATAGTTGTTCTTCCAATGTTAATTTCTAACTTTGAAGATGCGTTGCAACAAGTACCTCATCAATATCGTGAAGCTGGTTCAGCTTTGGGTTTAACAAAGATTCAAACATTATTTAAAATTATTTTACCTAATGCAATGGAAGGTATAATTACTGGGATTATCCTAGCGATGGCTAAAATAATAGGAGAATCTGCTCCAATTTATTTAACTCTTGGAACAGATATTCAAATGCCAACGCAAGGATTCTTATCTCAAGGAACAACATTAACTACTGGAATCTATATGATGGTAGCTGAAGGAATACCTGGTCATGGTCAAGGAACAATTTACTTAATGGCATTAATTACAATTATACTAATTATTGGATTGAATTTTACTTCTGGAAGACTTTCATCATTGCTTGTTCAAAATACAAAAGATTTAAAAGCAAAATCAAAAATTAAACGTAAAGAATTTAAAGCTAAAACTAAAGCAAGAATTAAGAAACTAAAGCCATCGCTTAAATTTAAATGAATGAAATTGCAAAGCAAATTAAGAAAAGGTGAAGTTGAAGTGAAATTCTTTAAAGAAATTTCAACAAAGAATAAAGCTTGAATCAAACGAAAAAAACAATATAGAAAATTAAAAAAAGGAGTTATAGATAATGAGTAA